From Chryseobacterium sp. IHB B 17019, one genomic window encodes:
- a CDS encoding DoxX family protein: MINSIIQTKPFPLFILRLIVGLIFLSEGLQKFITPESVGAGRFAKIGFQNPEFWASLVGSVEIVCGILLLLGFISRLAAIPLLIIMIVAFVTTKIPTLSDKGFWVFAHEYRTDFSMTMLLIFLLYFGSGNFSIDKNLISREQK, encoded by the coding sequence ATGATAAACAGCATCATTCAGACAAAACCGTTTCCGTTATTCATTTTACGTTTAATAGTCGGATTAATTTTCCTTTCAGAGGGATTACAAAAATTTATTACTCCCGAAAGTGTAGGGGCAGGAAGATTTGCAAAAATAGGTTTTCAAAACCCTGAATTTTGGGCATCATTGGTAGGTTCGGTAGAAATTGTATGCGGAATTTTACTGCTTTTGGGTTTTATTTCAAGATTGGCTGCTATTCCGTTATTAATTATTATGATAGTCGCTTTTGTGACAACAAAAATTCCAACTTTATCGGACAAAGGTTTTTGGGTTTTTGCCCACGAATACAGAACAGATTTTTCGATGACGATGCTTCTGATTTTTTTACTGTATTTTGGAAGTGGTAATTTTTCAATAGATAAAAATTTGATAAGTCGTGAACAGAAATAG
- a CDS encoding multicopper oxidase domain-containing protein, with amino-acid sequence MKKIILFLMLLFSVFIFSQTTKTVYTCPMDPEVISSKPGDCPKCGMTLRKKIIVIKPKVVAKPEVKTVKPKTEIKSTGIKNKAESKIKAKVEKKIDVKKVKKAKEDDRSKLNLNSKNKIQDKTLTPSKSQPKPQSQPQKYTCPMHPEVISDKPGKCPKCGMDLVEIENHSNHQSEPEPQNSVLKRNSGNGKVSFGGKTVRYDLYVKDTIVNFTGKNRRAIAVNGKLQAPTLYFTEGDTAEIYLHNMLKENTGFHWHGVILPNEHDGVPYLTTKPVKPGETHLYKFKISQNGTYWYHSHESLQEQIGMNGILVFNKREGEPKVNYTKEIPVLLGDWSDEDPMQIARRLHMANTDWYAIKKNAVQSYWEAIKSGNFGTKALNEWKRMEAMDVSDVYYDKFLINGQPSSDYSNLKAGDKVRLRVANGGSSTYFWLNFGGGKIKVVANDGNDVVPVEVDRLIVGVSETYDIEVTIPENKSFEFRATSEDRIGYASLWLGSGEKISAPDLPRLKLFEGMKMMNGMMEMSGNMKPMNMTMGNQMMDMNEVMYPELPESQRKMTMKHMNEMMGVKTKDEDHSNMASEASATGHENHSGMEMKEEKSIKRLSYNMLKSPEKTILPSENVRELKFTLEGNMNHYLWTLDNKTVTETDKILVKKGEILRITMYNNSMMRHPMHLHGHDFRLINSKGEYSPLKNVVDIMPMETDTIEFAANQDGDWFFHCHILYHMMAGMGRIFSYENSKPNPQLPNTKLAWKNFLKDNRMISSMAMLDINSNKLHAETMTMFGPRWANLNEFHTNWDFNHFDGNFKVGRFLGKFQWALPYVGFRVQKSHEIMENEMLHNTEIQHDHKKTWFGQKRIPKNKNTFIIGAQYLLPMLITADASVDQNGKVLLELSREDIPISRRLRGNFTVNSDGEFNTGLRYILQKWLSVSGNYDNEMGWGAGITLTY; translated from the coding sequence ATGAAAAAAATAATATTATTTCTGATGCTTTTGTTCTCTGTTTTTATTTTTTCACAAACAACAAAAACAGTTTATACGTGTCCGATGGATCCTGAAGTTATCTCCTCAAAACCCGGCGACTGCCCGAAATGCGGAATGACTTTAAGAAAAAAAATAATCGTAATAAAGCCAAAAGTTGTTGCAAAACCCGAAGTAAAAACGGTTAAACCGAAAACAGAGATCAAATCAACAGGAATTAAAAATAAGGCTGAGAGTAAGATTAAGGCTAAGGTTGAGAAAAAAATTGATGTTAAAAAGGTAAAGAAGGCTAAGGAGGATGATAGATCTAAACTTAATTTAAATTCTAAAAATAAAATTCAAGATAAAACTTTAACGCCATCAAAGTCTCAGCCTAAACCTCAATCTCAACCTCAAAAATATACTTGCCCGATGCATCCGGAAGTCATTTCCGACAAGCCCGGAAAATGTCCGAAATGTGGAATGGATCTGGTTGAAATTGAAAATCATTCTAATCATCAATCTGAACCTGAGCCCCAAAACTCAGTTCTAAAAAGAAATTCCGGAAACGGGAAAGTTTCTTTCGGTGGAAAAACGGTTCGCTACGATTTGTATGTAAAAGACACGATTGTAAATTTTACAGGAAAAAACCGCCGTGCGATTGCTGTTAACGGAAAATTACAGGCTCCGACTTTATATTTTACAGAAGGCGATACGGCAGAAATTTATCTTCACAATATGCTGAAAGAAAATACAGGTTTTCACTGGCATGGCGTGATTTTACCAAACGAACATGATGGCGTTCCATATCTTACGACAAAACCTGTAAAACCAGGCGAAACGCATTTATATAAATTTAAAATTTCGCAAAACGGAACCTATTGGTACCATTCCCATGAAAGTTTGCAGGAGCAAATCGGGATGAACGGAATTTTGGTTTTTAATAAACGGGAAGGCGAGCCAAAAGTGAATTACACCAAAGAAATTCCTGTGTTATTGGGAGATTGGAGTGACGAAGATCCGATGCAGATTGCAAGAAGGCTTCACATGGCGAATACAGATTGGTATGCCATTAAGAAAAATGCTGTCCAGAGTTATTGGGAAGCCATAAAATCAGGAAATTTCGGAACTAAAGCTTTAAATGAATGGAAAAGGATGGAAGCGATGGACGTGAGTGATGTTTATTATGATAAATTTCTCATTAACGGACAGCCAAGTTCTGATTATTCTAATTTAAAAGCTGGTGATAAAGTGAGATTGAGAGTTGCCAATGGCGGTTCTTCCACGTATTTCTGGCTGAATTTCGGAGGTGGAAAAATTAAAGTTGTCGCTAATGACGGAAACGATGTGGTTCCTGTGGAAGTTGATCGTTTAATTGTCGGAGTTTCGGAAACATACGATATTGAAGTGACAATTCCAGAGAATAAAAGCTTTGAATTCCGTGCTACTTCGGAAGACAGAATTGGATATGCTTCGCTTTGGCTCGGTTCAGGAGAAAAAATTTCAGCTCCGGATTTGCCAAGATTAAAGCTTTTTGAAGGTATGAAAATGATGAATGGAATGATGGAAATGAGCGGAAATATGAAGCCGATGAACATGACGATGGGCAATCAGATGATGGATATGAACGAAGTAATGTATCCCGAACTTCCTGAAAGCCAACGCAAAATGACAATGAAGCACATGAATGAAATGATGGGAGTTAAAACTAAAGATGAAGATCATTCAAATATGGCTTCGGAAGCTTCAGCCACGGGGCATGAAAATCATTCAGGAATGGAAATGAAGGAAGAAAAATCGATTAAAAGATTGTCTTACAACATGTTGAAATCTCCTGAGAAAACGATTCTTCCGAGCGAAAATGTAAGAGAGCTGAAGTTTACGTTAGAAGGAAATATGAATCATTATTTGTGGACTTTAGACAATAAAACGGTTACTGAAACAGATAAAATTTTGGTTAAAAAAGGGGAAATCCTGAGAATCACGATGTATAATAATTCGATGATGCGGCACCCTATGCACCTTCACGGCCATGATTTTAGGCTGATTAATTCAAAAGGAGAATATTCACCGTTGAAAAATGTAGTTGATATTATGCCGATGGAAACCGATACGATTGAATTTGCTGCCAATCAGGATGGTGACTGGTTTTTTCACTGTCATATCCTGTATCATATGATGGCCGGAATGGGAAGGATTTTCAGTTATGAAAATTCTAAACCAAATCCTCAGCTTCCGAATACAAAATTAGCCTGGAAAAACTTTTTGAAAGACAACAGGATGATCAGTTCAATGGCAATGCTGGATATTAACAGTAATAAACTTCATGCGGAAACGATGACGATGTTTGGTCCGAGATGGGCAAATTTGAATGAATTTCATACAAACTGGGATTTTAATCATTTCGACGGAAATTTTAAAGTGGGGAGATTTTTAGGAAAATTTCAGTGGGCTTTGCCGTATGTTGGTTTCAGGGTTCAAAAATCTCACGAAATTATGGAGAATGAAATGCTTCACAACACGGAAATTCAGCATGATCATAAAAAAACATGGTTCGGACAAAAGAGAATTCCAAAAAATAAAAATACTTTCATTATTGGAGCGCAATATCTCTTGCCAATGTTGATTACAGCAGATGCAAGTGTTGACCAAAACGGAAAAGTTCTATTGGAATTGAGTCGGGAAGATATTCCGATTTCGAGAAGATTGAGAGGAAATTTTACAGTAAATTCTGATGGAGAATTCAATACTGGATTACGGTATATTTTACAAAAATGGTTATCCGTTTCAGGAAATTATGATAATGAAATGGGGTGGGGAGCCGGAATTACCCTGACTTATTAG
- a CDS encoding DUF3347 domain-containing protein → MKKYIFTAVLFLFAIISLSAQSKKDAQVSKLYQNYIAIKSALASNDADKTSKAATEFIKTASAIDYKMVSEGNLNILRKDATVISEARTISAQRETFYNLSDSMIALTKEFKLSEKPIYVQYCPMADGSWLSDEKKIINPYYGSSMLSCGNVKAEIN, encoded by the coding sequence ATGAAAAAGTATATTTTCACAGCAGTATTATTTTTATTCGCAATCATTTCATTATCAGCACAATCTAAAAAAGATGCTCAGGTTTCAAAGCTCTATCAGAATTATATCGCTATAAAATCGGCTTTGGCTTCTAATGATGCAGATAAAACGTCAAAAGCAGCAACAGAATTCATCAAAACAGCTTCTGCGATTGATTATAAAATGGTTTCGGAGGGTAATTTAAATATTCTCAGAAAAGATGCAACGGTAATTTCAGAAGCAAGAACAATCAGTGCTCAAAGAGAGACTTTCTACAATCTTTCAGACAGCATGATTGCGCTTACAAAAGAATTCAAGCTTTCAGAAAAGCCAATCTACGTTCAATATTGTCCAATGGCCGACGGAAGCTGGCTAAGCGATGAAAAGAAAATCATAAATCCTTACTACGGAAGCTCAATGCTTTCTTGCGGGAATGTAAAAGCAGAGATAAATTAA
- a CDS encoding HYC_CC_PP family protein: MKKILAILFSVFYFGFSSGAVFSVHYCMEELASISQKVDDNCSKCGVKTKKDCCKTEIKVVKVDDSQKSDLLKIDFLKQMPEFQHQEFFFVDKSFSATKFTQIQINAPPNVRPVPIFIDHCNFRI; the protein is encoded by the coding sequence ATGAAAAAGATTCTCGCCATACTGTTCTCTGTTTTCTACTTCGGGTTTTCCTCCGGAGCGGTTTTTAGCGTTCATTATTGTATGGAAGAATTGGCTTCTATCAGTCAGAAGGTTGATGATAACTGCAGTAAATGTGGCGTTAAAACAAAAAAAGACTGTTGCAAAACAGAGATCAAGGTTGTAAAAGTAGATGATTCTCAAAAGTCTGATTTACTTAAAATTGATTTCTTAAAACAGATGCCGGAATTTCAACATCAGGAATTTTTCTTTGTTGACAAATCTTTTTCGGCTACAAAATTTACTCAGATTCAGATCAATGCGCCGCCCAATGTCCGGCCGGTTCCTATTTTTATAGATCATTGTAATTTTAGAATTTAA
- a CDS encoding TonB-dependent receptor plug domain-containing protein → MKKLVLPLSLIVPALVFSQAKKKDTATKVNSIEEVVFQKKGTGRTNDLTTVKISAKDAQNVASISGGIEGIIKTLPSVNSNTELSSQYMVRGGNYDENLIYINDIEIYRPFLIRNSQQEGLSIINPDMVSTVNFSAGGFEPRYGDKMSSALNIYYREPQKFELSGEGSLIGGRLTAGFAGGKDKDDNRKFTALFSGRYRNTNLVLNTLKEDTDFNPKYMDFQTYLNYHFSPKFTLSFIGYYSKNDYEMIPKEREVDFGSLQQPLKLSVAYGGREDDKYKNMMGTVSMNFKPSDKWRFTLDAFAYQNREREYYSIASSYKLSTFDPLTGEPVTSYDAGGQIEHARNDLFVKTYGAQFRTRFSPNVNTDIEVGFKYEKENLKDLTNEWKLLDSAGYSLPHDALINDPRNPGDLELLYHISGKNHIEPTRMSAYAQYSQKFFWGSNKVFVNAGARVAHWSFNNETIFSPRAQFAIKPDWDTDMLFRISGGIYYQAPFYKEIKDLDGNFNSNIKSQRSIQAILANDYEFYFDDRPFKLTTELYYKKMDNLIPYYMDNVRIRYTGKNNASGYAYGIDTRLFGEFVPGVDSWLSASYARVYENIDGKGDIPRPTDQRFRFAMFYQDYMPKFPQMRVNLTLVYAMGLPTGAPVLTDPYQYQKTLPSYKRVDLGLSYAFIDPKEKKTGYGFWGKFEELTLGVQVFNAFNIRNTVANQWIADANTNLMYPVPVRLTGRFFNVKLEFKIK, encoded by the coding sequence TTGAAAAAACTAGTTTTACCGCTAAGCCTTATCGTTCCCGCATTAGTATTCTCCCAGGCAAAGAAGAAGGATACCGCTACTAAAGTCAACAGTATAGAGGAAGTTGTTTTCCAGAAAAAAGGAACAGGAAGAACGAATGACCTTACGACTGTAAAAATATCGGCGAAAGATGCTCAGAACGTGGCGAGTATTTCCGGAGGTATTGAAGGGATTATCAAGACTTTACCTTCTGTAAACTCAAATACGGAACTTTCTTCACAATATATGGTTCGTGGTGGAAACTATGACGAAAACCTTATCTATATTAATGACATTGAAATTTACAGGCCTTTTCTGATTAGAAATTCTCAGCAGGAGGGTTTAAGTATCATTAATCCTGATATGGTTTCTACGGTTAATTTCTCTGCAGGAGGTTTTGAGCCGAGATATGGCGACAAAATGTCTTCTGCTTTAAATATCTATTATCGTGAGCCTCAAAAATTTGAACTTTCGGGAGAGGGGAGTTTGATTGGCGGAAGGTTAACTGCCGGATTTGCCGGTGGAAAAGATAAAGATGACAACAGGAAGTTTACGGCTTTATTTTCAGGAAGATACAGGAATACAAACCTTGTTCTTAATACCTTAAAAGAAGATACGGATTTCAATCCTAAATACATGGATTTCCAGACGTATCTTAATTATCATTTCAGCCCAAAATTCACGCTTTCATTCATAGGATACTATTCCAAGAATGATTACGAGATGATTCCCAAAGAAAGGGAAGTGGATTTTGGAAGTCTTCAGCAACCGCTTAAGTTGAGCGTAGCGTACGGCGGCCGTGAAGATGATAAGTATAAAAACATGATGGGGACAGTTTCTATGAACTTTAAACCATCAGACAAATGGAGATTCACTTTGGATGCTTTTGCTTATCAGAACCGTGAAAGGGAATATTATTCCATCGCTTCCAGTTATAAATTAAGTACTTTTGATCCGCTTACCGGAGAACCTGTTACCTCTTATGATGCGGGTGGACAGATTGAGCATGCAAGAAATGACTTGTTTGTAAAAACATACGGAGCACAGTTCAGAACACGTTTTTCACCCAATGTGAATACGGATATTGAAGTTGGGTTCAAATATGAAAAAGAAAATCTGAAGGATCTTACCAATGAGTGGAAACTATTAGATTCTGCGGGATATAGCCTTCCGCACGACGCACTTATTAATGATCCTAGAAATCCGGGAGATCTGGAATTATTGTATCATATTTCAGGTAAAAATCACATTGAGCCTACAAGAATGTCGGCGTATGCCCAATATTCCCAGAAGTTTTTCTGGGGAAGCAATAAGGTATTTGTGAATGCCGGAGCAAGGGTAGCACACTGGAGCTTCAACAACGAAACTATTTTCTCGCCAAGAGCGCAGTTTGCCATCAAACCGGATTGGGACACAGATATGTTGTTTAGAATTTCAGGAGGTATCTATTATCAGGCTCCTTTTTATAAGGAAATTAAAGATTTGGATGGAAACTTTAACAGCAATATAAAATCTCAGAGATCAATTCAGGCTATTTTGGCTAATGATTATGAATTTTATTTTGATGACAGACCTTTCAAATTAACGACCGAGCTTTACTATAAAAAAATGGATAACCTGATTCCTTATTATATGGATAATGTAAGAATCCGTTATACAGGAAAAAATAATGCTTCCGGTTATGCATACGGAATTGATACAAGATTATTCGGGGAATTTGTTCCAGGTGTAGATTCTTGGTTGTCTGCAAGTTATGCAAGGGTTTATGAAAATATTGATGGGAAAGGAGATATTCCAAGACCTACGGATCAAAGGTTTAGGTTTGCGATGTTCTATCAGGATTATATGCCAAAATTCCCACAAATGCGCGTGAATCTTACATTGGTTTATGCGATGGGATTGCCGACGGGAGCACCGGTTCTTACGGATCCATATCAATATCAGAAAACGTTACCTTCCTATAAAAGAGTAGATTTAGGACTTTCTTATGCATTTATAGATCCTAAAGAAAAGAAAACCGGATATGGATTTTGGGGTAAGTTTGAAGAATTAACGTTGGGAGTTCAGGTTTTTAACGCTTTCAACATTAGAAATACCGTTGCGAATCAATGGATTGCGGATGCCAATACAAATTTGATGTATCCGGTTCCGGTACGTTTAACAGGGCGTTTCTTTAATGTTAAATTAGAATTTAAGATTAAATAG
- the kdsA gene encoding 3-deoxy-8-phosphooctulonate synthase has protein sequence MIQYLDNIHHKDSKNFFLIAGPCIIEGEDMALKIAEKVVELTNKYNIPYIFKGSFKKANRSRVDSFTTIGEEKSLEILKKVGETFNIPTTTDIHENEHAALAAQYVDVLQIPAFLVRQTDLLVAAAKTGKCVSLKKGQFLSPESMKFAVQKITDSDNQKVAIIERGNSFGYTDLIVDYRGIPTMRQYAPVILDVTHSLQQPNQSSGVTGGRPDLIETIAKAGIAVGADGIFIETHPTPETALSDGANMLRLDLLEDLLQKLTRVREAIL, from the coding sequence ATGATTCAGTATTTAGATAATATTCATCACAAAGATTCAAAAAACTTTTTCCTGATTGCCGGGCCCTGTATCATTGAAGGAGAAGATATGGCATTGAAAATCGCTGAAAAAGTAGTAGAATTGACTAATAAATATAATATTCCATACATTTTTAAAGGAAGTTTTAAAAAAGCCAACAGAAGCAGAGTAGATTCTTTTACAACCATTGGTGAGGAGAAATCTTTAGAAATCCTTAAAAAAGTTGGGGAAACTTTCAACATCCCGACAACAACTGATATTCATGAGAACGAGCATGCTGCTTTGGCTGCTCAATACGTTGATGTTCTGCAGATTCCGGCATTTTTGGTTCGCCAGACTGACCTTTTGGTGGCAGCTGCGAAAACGGGAAAATGTGTAAGCTTAAAAAAGGGACAATTCCTTTCACCGGAATCCATGAAATTTGCCGTTCAGAAGATCACAGATTCTGATAATCAAAAAGTTGCAATCATTGAAAGAGGAAATTCTTTCGGATATACAGATTTAATTGTTGATTACAGAGGAATTCCTACAATGCGACAATATGCGCCTGTGATTCTGGATGTTACGCATTCTTTACAACAACCTAACCAAAGTTCGGGTGTTACGGGAGGAAGACCGGATTTAATAGAAACGATTGCAAAAGCAGGAATCGCGGTAGGTGCAGACGGAATTTTCATCGAAACTCACCCGACTCCGGAAACGGCTTTATCGGATGGAGCCAATATGTTGAGATTAGATTTGCTTGAAGATCTTTTACAAAAATTAACCAGAGTCCGAGAAGCTATTTTATAG
- a CDS encoding DUF1697 domain-containing protein has protein sequence MKYCAFLRGVNVKGTNMKMADVCQVFKDAGMADVISILASGNVVFSSGKKVEELKKILEKAMSEHFSYEAFLFVKSQEEVENVWNGNPFEKNENLHSYAFIGNDGVENILMQEFEKASKTGSEDAKIVNNIFYWQVPKGNTLDSTFGKILGKKSLKDQFTSRNINTFEKILNKF, from the coding sequence ATGAAATACTGTGCATTTCTTCGCGGCGTCAATGTAAAAGGAACCAATATGAAAATGGCGGATGTCTGTCAGGTTTTTAAAGATGCCGGAATGGCGGATGTGATTTCAATTCTTGCTTCGGGAAATGTTGTTTTTTCTTCGGGAAAAAAAGTTGAGGAATTAAAGAAAATCCTTGAAAAAGCAATGTCAGAACATTTTTCTTATGAAGCATTTTTATTTGTAAAATCTCAGGAAGAAGTGGAAAATGTCTGGAATGGAAATCCTTTCGAAAAAAATGAAAATCTTCACTCTTATGCTTTCATAGGAAATGATGGTGTGGAAAATATTTTAATGCAGGAATTTGAAAAAGCTTCAAAAACAGGAAGTGAAGATGCTAAAATTGTGAATAATATTTTCTATTGGCAGGTTCCGAAAGGAAATACTTTAGACTCCACTTTCGGGAAAATTTTAGGCAAGAAAAGCTTGAAAGATCAATTTACAAGCAGGAATATTAATACGTTTGAGAAGATTTTAAATAAATTTTGA